In the Malania oleifera isolate guangnan ecotype guangnan chromosome 1, ASM2987363v1, whole genome shotgun sequence genome, one interval contains:
- the LOC131145617 gene encoding protein transport protein Sec61 subunit gamma-like, whose protein sequence is MDALGSVLDTLREFAEDNIRLVKRCHKLDCKVFTKVAFRATIEFIVMGFIGFFVKLIFIPINNITVGSG, encoded by the exons ATGGATGCCCTAGGCTCAGTTTTGGATACATTGAGAGAGTTCGCTGAGGACAACATACGCCTCGTCAAGAGGTGCCATAAACTCGATTGCAAAG TTTTCACCAAGGTAGCATTCCGTGCAACTATCGAATTCATCGTGATGGGATTCATTGGATTCTTCGTGAAGCTAATATTTATTCCAATTAACAACATCACTGTTGGATCTGGTTAA